DNA from Methanophagales archaeon:
ATAGTAATATTAGATATATATATTAATTTTGGTTTGTTACTCTATAAGGTAATAATTATTTTCTTGAATAGTGAATAAAAACGACTAAATAAAATAATATCCTTCTTTATCTTATCCCCATCTAAAAAAAGCGATGAAGGGGAAAAGCGAAAGGGATACGAAATAAGCTCAGAAGAGGTTTTTTGAAAATGAGATACGTGAAGCTATCCATGAAATACTATAAAAAAGCTTGACAATTTTGATACTCATTTTTTCCTTTTGTTTGGGTTAATTACAGGCATAGATGCACATAAGGGATTGTTGCTCCCATCATGATGGAATTTGTAGTTACCAGTGTCCTAATGGCGGTATTGGTTATTGTTGTTGTGATGGAACTCCCCTTTTTGCGAAATGTACTCCTTATTATGCTCAATGTAGGGGTTATACTCCCCCATAAGTTACAACTACTGCTGCAACAAGTGTAACTGCTACTTCTGCTACATTAAATGCCAATCTGGTTTCTACAGGTGCACCTATAAAAGAACATCCAGGCTATATTAGTTGTGAGGTATGGTTCGAGTGGGACGAGACAACATCTTATGGATATTCCACACTTAAGCAATCAAAATCCTCAACTGGATCTTTTAGTGCCTCTATAACTGGTTTAAAGCCCGGAAAAATATATCACTTCAGAGCAGTGGCATCAAATAGCAAAGGAATTGACCATGCAGCAGATACAACCTTTGTAACAGAGAGTCGGGCTTCCTCAGGTGTAGAAATATACGCCTTTTTTACCAGAACCCTGCGGGAAGGGATGAGGGTAATGAAAGGGTTACTCTTTACAACCCTACAAATGAAAGCGTGGATATAGGAAACTGGGTTTTAGAAACTGCGGATGGCGAAAGGGAGACTATCCCTAAAGGCACTATCCTTTATACTGGTGCTTATTATGACTATACCCACCTTATCAGTGGCTTGATAACAGCAATGAAGCGATAACCTTAAGCAATTCAAAAGGTGAAGTAGTTGATAAAACCCCTGTTGTAAGCGATAATGAAAATGATAATCGCTATTGGATGCGTAATAACTCAGAGTGGATATTTGGCATTAAAGAATTAGAGAAGAGAAAGATATGGGGCGGATACGTTAAGAACGTGGTTGATGGGGATACGGTTGATGTTTCCTTTGGCATAACCGGGATTCAAAGGATAAGATTAGTTGGGGTTGAAAACTCCCGAGATAGGCGAAGAGGGATATGAAGAAGCGAAGGAATTTGTAAACAAAATTTGCTTAGGTAAAGAGGTTAAACTCGATGTGGATGATAGAGAGCAGCATGACCGCTATTATAGGATTTTAGCGGTTGTTTATGTCAATAACACAAACCTAAATGAGAAATTGTTGAGGGGGAAGCTACGCAGAAATAACGTATATCCCCCTTCTGAGTTTAACCCTTACGAGTGGAAAGCAGATTATCCCGGCATATTTGGAAGTTTTAAAGGGACAATAAAGCGATTTTATGATATGATTGTTCACAGGTTTTTCACTCCTTCATGCCCCGGAACCGAAGGGCATAGTGAATTTATTGTTTTTAACTATCCAGATGGAATTGAATTAGCTAATGCAACTTGGAATGGTTATTCTAACGGTG
Protein-coding regions in this window:
- a CDS encoding thermonuclease family protein: MGLKTPEIGEEGYEEAKEFVNKICLGKEVKLDVDDREQHDRYYRILAVVYVNNTNLNEKLLRGKLRRNNVYPPSEFNPYEWKADYPGIFGSFKGTIKRFYDMIVHRFFTPSCPGTEGHSEFIVFNYPDGIELANATWNGYSNGDYHWIEFDEPFKLKKNVNYTYEIKTGSYPKYIHNHTLKTSGEEITCIEFVDANGKVHHDWIPAIKLE